Proteins encoded by one window of Streptomyces clavuligerus:
- a CDS encoding DUF397 domain-containing protein, with amino-acid sequence MITARDLNGAVWRKSSYSNSESASCVEVADGYPGLTPVRDSKVPHGPALLIGTEAWTTFVHHLST; translated from the coding sequence GTGATCACTGCACGGGACCTGAACGGCGCCGTCTGGCGTAAGTCCAGCTACAGCAACTCCGAAAGCGCAAGCTGCGTCGAAGTCGCCGACGGCTACCCCGGCCTCACCCCCGTACGAGACAGCAAAGTCCCCCACGGACCCGCCCTCCTCATCGGCACCGAAGCCTGGACCACCTTCGTGCACCACCTCAGCACGTGA
- a CDS encoding DUF397 domain-containing protein: MRTETDLNGAVWRKSSYSNSESANCVEVADGYPGLTPVRDSKVPHGPALLIGTEAWTTFVHGLST; this comes from the coding sequence ATGCGCACAGAAACAGACCTGAACGGCGCCGTCTGGCGTAAGTCCAGCTACAGCAACTCCGAGAGCGCGAACTGCGTCGAAGTCGCCGACGGCTACCCCGGCCTCACCCCCGTACGAGACAGCAAAGTCCCCCACGGACCCGCCCTCCTCATCGGCACCGAAGCCTGGACCACCTTCGTCCACGGCCTCAGCACGTGA
- a CDS encoding helix-turn-helix domain-containing protein: MENEDNPYTGKTRDFMGEELRRRRKAHGLSQRELGDRMFLSGGYVGQIEVGKRRMTEDIAGRLDVELNTDGFFGRLVNALENSHHEDYFADAAELQTLAKAICEYSCTFIPGLFQTEDYARVVIRSGHPTAPQEKIDEIVKWRLERQQLLKGPERPDTWIILHETALRMVVGGPAVIGAQLRKIAEIIRAHHAVVQVVPFSAGPHGCAGGMLTLMSFVDAPDVAYAESAHSGQLLDNPALVARHRRAYDHARAVALSPKASLELIESVAEEFERCAQKQT; this comes from the coding sequence ATGGAAAATGAGGACAACCCGTACACGGGGAAAACAAGGGACTTCATGGGGGAAGAGCTACGGCGCCGCCGCAAGGCGCACGGGCTCTCCCAGCGGGAGTTGGGCGACCGGATGTTCCTCTCCGGTGGCTACGTCGGACAGATCGAGGTGGGCAAGCGGCGGATGACGGAGGACATCGCCGGTCGCCTGGACGTCGAGCTGAACACCGACGGCTTCTTCGGACGGCTGGTGAACGCCCTGGAGAACAGCCACCACGAGGACTACTTCGCCGATGCTGCTGAGTTGCAGACGCTGGCCAAGGCGATCTGCGAGTACTCCTGCACGTTCATTCCTGGGCTGTTCCAGACCGAGGACTACGCCCGGGTGGTCATTCGGTCCGGCCACCCGACCGCGCCGCAGGAGAAGATCGACGAGATCGTCAAGTGGCGATTGGAGCGACAGCAGCTCCTCAAGGGCCCCGAGCGGCCCGATACGTGGATCATCCTGCATGAGACCGCTCTCCGTATGGTCGTCGGGGGTCCAGCGGTGATAGGGGCACAGTTGCGGAAGATTGCGGAGATCATTCGCGCACACCACGCCGTGGTCCAGGTCGTTCCGTTCTCCGCCGGGCCGCATGGATGTGCCGGTGGCATGCTCACCCTCATGTCCTTCGTGGACGCCCCCGATGTCGCGTATGCCGAGAGCGCTCACTCGGGCCAACTGCTCGATAATCCAGCCCTGGTTGCCCGGCATCGAAGGGCCTACGATCACGCCAGGGCCGTCGCGCTCTCGCCGAAGGCGTCCCTGGAACTGATCGAGTCGGTGGCGGAGGAATTCGAACGATGCGCACAGAAACAGACCTGA
- the hisS gene encoding histidine--tRNA ligase, which translates to MVSQKQFDPASGTRDFLAAEHERRERAFATIREVFGRYGFQPLQTPAFERLEVLTGKYGDEGDKLIFKILRRGEHEATGEADLALRYDLTVPLARTVAAYGNQLPSPYKRYAIAPVWRADRPGKGRFREFVQCDLDIVGSSSPLSDAEVVLALHDALDALGVPGFRFLLNSRRVLFGLLEAYGVPADLGPGALITLDKLDKLAPEQVVAELVTGRGLAEEVAQGLVDDLTAPDAVERIRGELKGSETGQAGLAEIDRLLRLTKDTIPAERIAFTPNLVRGLDYYTGIIFEVSAPGMPGSIASGGRYDNLIATLGGKDAPACGGSLGIERILPLLDHGDADGYAQIDVAVTVMGEELAADTFRLAAEIRRAGVRTGVYLGASGKFRTQMKWANDQGARFCVIYGAAERDAGTVTVRDMESGEQTPFPLDQAATELARRCARPH; encoded by the coding sequence ATGGTCTCCCAGAAACAGTTCGACCCCGCCTCCGGCACCCGCGACTTCCTCGCGGCCGAGCACGAGAGGCGCGAGCGCGCCTTCGCGACCATCCGCGAAGTGTTCGGACGGTACGGATTCCAGCCCCTGCAAACCCCCGCGTTCGAACGGCTGGAAGTCCTCACCGGGAAGTACGGTGACGAAGGCGACAAACTGATCTTCAAAATTCTCCGTCGGGGCGAGCACGAGGCCACCGGTGAGGCGGACCTCGCGCTCCGCTACGACCTCACCGTGCCTCTCGCCCGCACGGTCGCCGCGTACGGCAACCAGCTCCCCTCGCCGTACAAGCGCTACGCCATCGCCCCGGTATGGCGCGCCGACCGGCCGGGCAAGGGCCGTTTCCGCGAGTTCGTCCAGTGCGACCTGGACATCGTCGGCTCCTCCTCGCCGCTGTCCGACGCGGAAGTCGTCCTCGCGCTGCACGACGCGCTCGACGCCCTCGGTGTACCCGGGTTCCGCTTCCTGCTGAACTCGCGTCGGGTCCTGTTCGGGCTGCTGGAGGCGTACGGCGTCCCCGCCGACCTCGGCCCGGGGGCCCTGATCACTCTCGACAAGCTCGACAAGCTGGCGCCGGAGCAGGTCGTGGCCGAGCTGGTCACGGGACGCGGGCTGGCGGAGGAGGTCGCTCAGGGGCTGGTCGACGACCTGACCGCACCGGACGCCGTCGAACGAATCCGGGGCGAGCTGAAGGGCAGCGAGACGGGTCAGGCGGGTCTCGCCGAGATCGATCGGCTGCTCCGGCTCACCAAGGACACGATCCCCGCCGAGCGCATCGCCTTCACGCCAAACCTGGTCCGTGGGCTCGACTACTACACGGGGATCATTTTCGAGGTCTCCGCTCCCGGCATGCCGGGCAGCATCGCATCGGGCGGCCGGTACGACAACCTGATCGCCACCCTCGGCGGCAAGGACGCACCCGCCTGTGGGGGCTCCCTCGGTATCGAGCGCATCCTCCCCCTGCTGGACCACGGCGACGCCGACGGCTACGCGCAGATCGACGTCGCGGTCACGGTCATGGGCGAGGAACTGGCCGCCGACACCTTCCGGCTGGCGGCGGAAATCCGCCGCGCCGGCGTCCGCACAGGCGTCTACCTCGGAGCGAGCGGGAAGTTCCGTACCCAGATGAAGTGGGCCAACGATCAAGGAGCCCGCTTCTGCGTGATCTACGGCGCCGCCGAGCGCGACGCCGGCACGGTCACCGTACGGGACATGGAGAGCGGCGAGCAGACCCCGTTCCCGCTCGATCAGGCCGCCACGGAACTCGCGCGGCGGTGCGCACGACCCCACTGA
- a CDS encoding twin-arginine translocation signal domain-containing protein — translation MQNDMTRRNVVRTAAAAGVLAAAGSLVPGTASAASRAGTRQPRKLPTSANGWTVEKEANRISTVWTRPVAGTGLSVDVRIGDVEAILVHVIRRFHYEIEQLHRGDLVGWQPARGLRGHLPESNLASGTAVRIRPGSRAKGGFFAPQLLVLRDILAECEGVVRWSGDDRNVDESLFSIAAGPDDGRVRVLGDRFRRWGEMPGEGAGSPVDVRAPARLRRAEGLARAQSQS, via the coding sequence ATGCAGAACGACATGACAAGGCGGAATGTGGTGCGGACCGCCGCGGCGGCCGGTGTCCTGGCCGCCGCGGGCTCTCTCGTACCGGGTACGGCATCGGCAGCTTCGCGAGCAGGGACGCGGCAACCGCGGAAGCTGCCGACGTCCGCGAACGGCTGGACGGTCGAGAAGGAGGCGAACCGCATCTCGACGGTGTGGACGCGCCCGGTCGCCGGTACCGGGCTCTCGGTCGACGTCCGGATCGGCGACGTGGAGGCGATCCTCGTCCATGTGATCCGCCGCTTCCACTACGAGATCGAGCAGCTCCACCGGGGCGATCTGGTCGGCTGGCAGCCGGCGCGCGGGCTCCGCGGACATCTGCCGGAATCCAATCTGGCGTCCGGCACGGCGGTACGTATCCGTCCGGGCTCCCGCGCGAAGGGCGGGTTCTTCGCCCCGCAGCTACTGGTGCTCCGGGACATCCTCGCGGAATGCGAGGGCGTCGTGCGCTGGAGCGGCGATGACAGGAATGTCGACGAGTCGCTGTTCTCCATCGCCGCCGGACCGGACGACGGGCGGGTACGCGTCCTCGGTGACAGGTTCCGCCGCTGGGGCGAGATGCCCGGTGAGGGCGCGGGCAGCCCGGTGGATGTGCGCGCACCGGCCCGGCTCCGCCGCGCGGAGGGCCTGGCCCGCGCCCAGAGCCAGAGCTGA
- a CDS encoding glycoside hydrolase domain-containing protein: MADELVRRAQRFINTQYGNGATLGISKLEEDGRTGWTTMYALTRALQYEMGISALSNSFGPTTLSTLQARHPKLDDTTVPSAIFCRILQSALYCKGYDGGEIDGLYNSRVKAAVTRLKQNMGVDTLFPGSSLEPKVVKGLFNMDAYVTVNSGSDAVRSVQQWLNSRYVHRRDFFIIPADGHHSRDVAKSLLLAIQYELGMADGTANGVFGPGTQNGLRSHTLSVGSTGTWSMLFTGAMILNKRNVAFGNFTAGVKTAAEQFQSFSKLPVTGLGDFQTWASLLVSYGDQSRKGTACDGVTKITTARAQTLKDNGYLYIGRYLSNASTTSLPEKMIQPGELATIKANGLRCFPIYQTWSRSADYFSYPQGTADASAAIEWAKYHGFKPGTIIYFAVDYDAMDGEITDFILPHFRAIMHMIGENSAYGVGVYGPRNVCQRVGDAGYAAASFVSDMSSGFSGNLGYPLPTNWAFDQIATITIGSGAGAIEIDNNIASGRDTGQGDFNPGEAPLAGLDVGLKPAYRAPMLTDVKTYLTSIGVPETGGSGWTDSDWATYKGISTTDAFDKVLSMDVLFTELARQLRLRKALIQAPVLWELRKWNPLDYFADNAVKNGLKDDSSTGWGQIFAWVTIEARNYCVQQGIFNGPLLAGSDKGWVWRRNHEESEYNIRSVAYLTIYNAHQINQPRPSLTTSQADTQALLARYNGTGGDAEQYGRELIGLYNVLENYNNLSRSQ; the protein is encoded by the coding sequence ATGGCTGACGAGCTGGTCCGCAGGGCTCAGCGTTTCATCAACACGCAGTACGGCAACGGCGCGACGCTCGGGATTTCCAAGCTGGAGGAGGACGGCCGAACCGGCTGGACCACAATGTACGCCCTGACCCGGGCGCTCCAGTACGAGATGGGAATCTCGGCCCTGTCGAATTCGTTCGGCCCGACCACCCTGTCGACGCTTCAGGCGAGACATCCAAAACTCGACGACACGACTGTCCCCTCGGCGATCTTCTGCCGCATACTCCAGTCCGCCCTCTACTGCAAGGGTTACGACGGCGGCGAGATCGACGGACTCTACAACTCCCGGGTGAAGGCGGCCGTCACCCGACTCAAGCAGAACATGGGTGTCGACACCCTGTTCCCGGGCAGCTCCCTTGAACCAAAGGTCGTCAAGGGCCTGTTCAATATGGATGCCTATGTCACCGTCAACAGTGGCTCAGACGCCGTCCGTTCCGTCCAGCAGTGGCTGAACAGCCGTTATGTCCACCGCAGGGACTTCTTCATCATCCCCGCCGACGGTCATCACTCACGTGATGTCGCCAAGTCCTTGCTGCTGGCGATCCAGTACGAGCTGGGCATGGCGGATGGCACCGCGAACGGCGTGTTCGGGCCCGGCACCCAGAACGGGCTGCGGTCCCACACGCTCTCCGTCGGCTCCACCGGCACCTGGTCGATGCTGTTCACGGGCGCGATGATCCTCAATAAACGGAACGTCGCTTTCGGGAACTTCACCGCCGGGGTGAAGACCGCGGCGGAGCAGTTCCAGTCCTTCTCGAAGCTCCCCGTCACCGGACTCGGCGACTTCCAGACCTGGGCTTCGCTACTGGTCTCCTACGGCGATCAGTCCCGCAAAGGCACGGCATGCGACGGCGTGACGAAGATCACAACCGCCCGTGCGCAGACACTCAAGGACAACGGCTATCTGTACATCGGCCGGTATCTCTCCAACGCCTCCACCACGAGTCTGCCCGAGAAAATGATCCAGCCCGGCGAACTCGCCACGATCAAGGCGAACGGACTGCGCTGCTTCCCGATCTACCAGACATGGAGCCGTTCGGCGGACTATTTCAGTTACCCCCAGGGCACCGCGGACGCGTCCGCGGCGATCGAGTGGGCCAAGTACCACGGCTTCAAACCGGGGACCATCATCTATTTCGCGGTCGACTACGACGCGATGGATGGTGAGATCACCGATTTCATCCTTCCGCACTTCCGCGCGATCATGCATATGATCGGGGAGAACTCCGCCTACGGCGTGGGCGTCTACGGACCGCGCAATGTCTGCCAGCGGGTCGGGGACGCCGGGTACGCGGCGGCGAGTTTTGTGTCCGACATGTCGAGCGGGTTCTCCGGGAACCTCGGCTATCCCCTGCCGACCAACTGGGCGTTCGACCAGATCGCCACGATCACCATCGGCTCGGGCGCCGGGGCCATCGAAATCGACAACAACATCGCCTCGGGCCGCGACACCGGGCAGGGCGACTTCAACCCCGGGGAGGCGCCCCTCGCCGGTCTGGACGTCGGTCTCAAACCCGCCTACCGCGCGCCGATGCTCACGGACGTCAAGACCTATCTGACGTCCATCGGCGTCCCGGAGACCGGCGGTTCCGGCTGGACCGACTCCGACTGGGCCACGTACAAAGGGATCTCCACCACCGATGCGTTCGACAAGGTCCTGTCGATGGACGTGCTGTTCACGGAGTTGGCGCGGCAGCTCAGACTCCGCAAAGCGCTGATCCAGGCTCCGGTGCTCTGGGAACTCCGGAAGTGGAACCCGCTGGACTATTTCGCCGACAACGCCGTCAAGAACGGACTGAAGGACGACAGCAGCACCGGCTGGGGACAGATCTTCGCCTGGGTGACCATCGAAGCCCGCAACTACTGCGTCCAGCAGGGGATCTTCAACGGTCCGCTCCTGGCCGGCAGCGACAAGGGATGGGTCTGGAGAAGGAACCACGAGGAATCGGAGTACAACATCCGCTCGGTCGCCTATCTGACCATCTACAACGCGCACCAGATCAATCAGCCGAGGCCGAGCCTCACCACCAGCCAGGCCGACACCCAGGCCCTGCTCGCCCGGTACAACGGCACCGGCGGGGACGCGGAGCAGTACGGGCGGGAGCTGATCGGCCTGTACAACGTGCTGGAGAACTACAACAATCTGTCCCGCAGCCAGTGA